Proteins encoded in a region of the Bactrocera tryoni isolate S06 chromosome 4, CSIRO_BtryS06_freeze2, whole genome shotgun sequence genome:
- the LOC120776176 gene encoding guanine nucleotide-releasing factor 2 isoform X5, with translation MPHFDESFVSDCSYAESQHVISYSLDRGMKLYQRRKLKSPKFFYTPYRPRVVVKNVIQYSAISSPSTPNSSLSSQSNLVCAGGGTPSPNTPSPATPTSQQSANTPLSGNSAIYQVSGAGYGVSTSGHKNSLKGTKLARRARSFKDDLIEKISMIRTPNNTLGRSHSPHSPRSKSMKPPTTAEELAAAESPLQTHVKDISNALKHFRDVIIRSKLEVLPGNATVILETIASMYTVIQSYALDKHSNVLLSATQQVYQSLGKLVKLCDEVMLIYAARRIDDEGVEDNLQDEHQQLKALLSEDNVKEIVDLLGEAVRNLATLAHQKLKEREENALKYAPDNAVAAALANNGAAVSLNHLMHLPEVAGQRTSLPDITLTPKERDILEKTNSNPIRASHSTESILRDTSPPPKPPLPNRPPPLPPKRRNQQQQPSLNNKSINSDFDWSSDISLGNYGADYISNLSVHSHSPDENSSQCSLDSELNHSREEEELKSLGLGNRYNDSLLDNDVDKLNILSFVSMTSVRTSAQSVSKRSSDCGFQSSTKSSSNSEIAFDAIESSSSGEFHTQAQEFHQHTTSSTMTSTMSSTMMATSTSILNNMSTLSHEARSISNTSSISPDHYESSGLLTERSMHTSSTSHVTQSSFSSLAKASSLDTASSSDGMGSHNDLVPPALPPKTSRNKDARIFSQYDNFDEIDDHNGEIPELRPHHHTHYSSYSQHNHHFHHNHYQHHVAPWHQTKHQSLLDSRHLVSGFVSSCTSIGDLEQPPPLPAKKKHMFQSVAFSVFAYMELCQGPHRPFDRHTMHVQDLTGNITHSQTMNIVPLPKDLSPPSEQETPPALPPKNYKQQRKSSATPPTIITTPPPSPKPTHLSASADAENGRPARVISATQGSEMMSTVCEELGDLTEEEQASLRHSHQLPNENCHDNHVTSRHSPLRRADTHEGTPGSRSESAGEDQLLQNNSFTDDKCGELQTVPQDELPKMLEEIDVTKYLVLKRKDEDGPDIKGGYIDALIVHASRVQNDNAFIDAFITTFRTFIQPIDVIEKLTHRYTIFFCCQNDHKQRVARETFSLLMRVVDGLTSMDLTDQLLALIVEFNYQLVCAGQLYLAKTLRSIFVEKVTLFREQRLPPPKADMHITVTNQPSLLDLKSVEIAEQMTLLDADLFQKIEIPEVLLFAKEQSEERSPNLNKFTEHFNNMSFWARSKILTLGDAKEREKHVIKFIKIMKYLRKMNNYNSYLALLSALDSAPIRRLEWPKTITQDIKEYCLLIDSSSSFRAYRTTLAATSPPCIPYIGLVLQDLTFVHVGNPDYLKEGVVNFSKRWQQYHLIENMKRFKKCEYNFRRNERIIRFFDNFEYELGEEEMWQISESIKPRGRRPVQA, from the exons ATGCCGCACTTCGATGAGTCGTTCGTCAGCGATTGTTCATATGCCGAGAGCCAACATGTTATCTCGTACTCATTGGATCGTGGCATGAAACTTTACCAGAGGCGCAAATTGAAAtcgccaaaatttttttatacgcCCTATCGACCGCGTGTGGTCGTGAAGAATGTCATTCAGT ACAGTGCCATCAGTTCTCCATCCACACCCAACTCCTCGCTTTCCTCACAATCGAATCTTGTTTGTGCAGGTGGTGGTACGCCATCGCCGAACACACCATCCCCCGCCACACCCACTTCTCAACAATCCGCCAATACACCGCTGAGCGGCAACAGTGCGATATATCAAGTATCAGGCGCCGGTTACGGTGTCTCAACGTCCGGTCATAAGAACAGTCTTAAGGGTACGAAATTGGCGCGTAGAGCGCGCTCTTTCAAGGACGATCTAATAGAGAAAATTTCCATGATTCGCACACCAAACAATACGCTGGGAAG ATCCCATTCCCCGCACAGTCCACGTAGTAAGTCCATGAAACCGCCAACAACAGCCGAAGAGTTAGCCGCGGCTGAGAGTCCACTGCAGACGCATGTCAAGGATATTTCGAATGCGTTGAAACACTTTCGCGACGTGATAATCAGATCAAAGCTGGAAGTTCTGCCGGGTAATGCAACTGTTATACTCGAGACAATCGCCAGCATGTATACCGTTATACAATCGTATGCGTTGGATAAGCACAGCAATGTACTTCTGTCGGCAACACAACAAGTATATCAGTCGTTGGGTAAATTAGTGAAGCTTTGCGACGAGGTAATGCTTATCTATGCAGCGCGGCGGATCGACGACGAAGGTGTCGAAGATAATCTGCAAGACGAGCATCAACAACTGAAAGCGCTGCTCAGCGAAGATAATGTAAAGGAGATTGTTGATTTACTTGGTGAGGCGGTGCGG AATTTGGCGACGCTTGCGCATCAGAAACTGAAGGAGCGCGAGGAGAACGCTTTGAAGTATGCACCAGACAATGCCGTCGCAGCTGCATTGGCTAACAATGGCGCAGCCGTATCGCTCAATCATCTAATGCATCTGCCGGAAGTGGCTGGCCAACGTACATCGCTGCCTGACATAACGCTAACACCGAA GGAACGTGATATTTTAGAGAAGACCAACTCGAATCCGATACGCGCTTCACACAGTACCGAGAGCATTTTGCGCGACACGAGCCCTCCACCTAAACCACCGCTACCGAATAG GCCACCACCGCTGCCACCGAAGCGCCgcaatcaacagcaacaaccgaGTTTAAATAATAAGAGCATTAACTCGGATTTCGACTGGAGTTCGGACATTTCACTGGGCAACTATGGCGCTGATTA TATCAGCAATCTGTCGGTGCACTCACACTCGCCGGATGAAAATTCTAGTCAATGTTCACTCGATTCAGAGCTAAATCATTCACGCGAGGAGGAGGAACTCAAGTCACTGGGTCTGGGCAATCGCTACAATGACAGCCTGCTCGACAATGATGTtgacaaattaaatatattaa GCTTCGTTTCTATGACATCGGTGCGCACATCGGCACAGAGTGTATCGAAACGTTCATCCGATTGCGGTTTTCAATCGTCCACCAAGTCCAGTTCGAACTCAGAAATTGCATTCGATGCCATTGAATCGTCGAGTAGTGGTGAATTCCACACGCAAGCGCAAGAGTTCCATCAGCATACAACAAGTTCGACCATGACGAGCACCATGTCATCGACAATGATGGCCACATCGACTAGCATACTAAACAATATGTCTACATTGTCGCATGAGGCACGTTCGATTAGCAATACCAGCAGCATCAGTCCCGATCACTATGAGAGTAGCGGTCTCTTGACCGAACGCTCAATGCATACCAGCAGTACTAGTCATGTCACACAATCGTCATTTTCATCGCTGGCAAAAGCTAGTAGTTTGGATACAGCTTCATCATCGGATGGCATGGGTTCACACAATGATTTGGTGCCACCTGCATTGCCGCCAAAAACTAGTCGGAACAAAGATGCGCGCATATTTTCGCAATATGATAATTTCGATGAAATAGACGATCATAATGG cgAAATACCCGAACTCCGCCCTCATCATCATACCCACTACAGCAGTTACAGCCAACATAATCACCATTTCCATCATAATCACTATCAACATCACGTGGCACCGTGGCATCAAACGAAACATCAAAGTTTACTCGACTCAAGACACTTGGTTAGCGGCTTTGTCAGCAGTTGCACGAGTATTGGCGATCTGGAGCAACCGCCACCGCTACCGGCTAAGAAAAAGCACA TGTTTCAAAGTGTGGCCTTCTCGG TTTTCGCATACATGGAGCTGTGTCAGGGTCCCCATCGACCCTTCGATCGTCATACGATGCATGTACAGGATCTAACGGGGAACATTACGCACAGCCAGACAATGAA tATTGTGCCACTACCAAAGGACTTATCGCCACCGTCGGAGCAGGAAACGCCGCCCGCACTCCCACCAAAGAACTACAAACAGCAGCGCAAGTCCAGCGCTACACCGCCCACCATAATTACAACGCCACCACCTAGTCCAAAGCCCACACATTTGAGTGCTAGTGCCGATGCGGAGAATGGGCGTCCAGCGCGCGTTATATCCGCCACACAAGGCAGTGAAATGATGTCCACCGTGTGTGAGGAGCTCGGCGATCTAACCGAAGAGGAACAAGCGTCACTCCGTCACTCTCACCAGCTGCCCAATGAGAATTGTCACGACAATCATGTAACAAGTAGACATTCACCACTACGTCGCGCCGACACACATGAGGGTACGCCCGGCAGCAGATCTGAGAGCGCCGGTGAAGATCAATTATTGCAGAACAATAGCTTTACTGATGATAAG TGTGGTGAGTTGCAAACGGTGCCACAGGATGAATTGCCAAAAATGCTGGAAGAAATTGATGTTACCAAGTATTTGGTGCTCAAGCGAAAGGATGAAGATGGACCGGATATAAAGGGCGGCTATATTGATGCATTGATTGTACATGCGAGCCGCGTGCAGAATGACAATG cATTCATTGATGCCTTCATCACGACGTTTCGCACCTTTATACAGCCGATCGATGTGATTGAAAAGCTAACCCATCGCTATACCATATTTTTCTGTTGCCAAAACGATCACAAGCAACGCGTTGCCCGTGAGACATTCTCACTACTTATGAGAGTGGTAGATGGCTTAAC gtCAATGGACCTGACAGATCAGCTCTTGGCTCTCATAGTCGAATTTAATTATCAGCTGGTATGTGCCGGCCAATTGTATTTAGCGAAAACATTGCGCAGCATATTTGTAGAGAAG GTAACGTTATTCCGGGAACAACGTTTGCCACCACCTAAAGCCGATATGCATATCACCGTCACCAATCAGCCCAGCCTACTCGATCTCAAATCGGTAGAGATTGCCGAACAAATGACACTACTCGATGCCGATCTATTTCAGAAGATCGAAATACCCGAAGTATTGCTCTTTGCCAAAGAACAGAGTGAAGAGCGTTCGCCCAATTTGAATAAGTTTACCGAACACTTTAATAATATGTCATTTTGGGCACGTTCGAAAATTCTCACATTAGGCGATGCAAAAGAACGTGAAAAACAtgttattaaattcataaaaattatgaaatatttgcgaaaaatgAATAACTACAATTCGTATTTGGCTTTATTATCAGCGCTCGATTCGGCGCCCATACGGCG actGGAATGGCCTAAGACTATAACGCAAGACATTAAGGAATATTGCCTGCTGATCGATTCTAGCTCTAGTTTTCGAGCATATCGCACTACTTTGGCTGCAACAAGTCCACCCTGTATTccgtatat TGGTCTAGTGCTGCAAGACTTAACATTCGTACATGTTGGCAATCCAGATTATTTAAAGGAAGGCGTCGTCAACTTCTCCAAACGTTGGCAACAATATCACTTAATAGAGAACATGAAGCGCTTCAAAAAATG TGAGTACAACTTCCGCCGCAACGAGCGCATTATACGTTTCTTCGATAACTTTGAATATGAACTGGGTGAGGAAGAGATGTGGCAAATATCGGAAAGCATAAAACCGCGTGGCCGACGACCTGTACAAGCATAA
- the LOC120776176 gene encoding guanine nucleotide-releasing factor 2 isoform X3: MPHFDESFVSDCSYAESQHVISYSLDRGMKLYQRRKLKSPKFFYTPYRPRVVVKNVIQYSAISSPSTPNSSLSSQSNLVCAGGGTPSPNTPSPATPTSQQSANTPLSGNSAIYQVSGAGYGVSTSGHKNSLKGTKLARRARSFKDDLIEKISMIRTPNNTLGRSHSPHSPRSKSMKPPTTAEELAAAESPLQTHVKDISNALKHFRDVIIRSKLEVLPGNATVILETIASMYTVIQSYALDKHSNVLLSATQQVYQSLGKLVKLCDEVMLIYAARRIDDEGVEDNLQDEHQQLKALLSEDNVKEIVDLLGEAVRNLATLAHQKLKEREENALKYAPDNAVAAALANNGAAVSLNHLMHLPEVAGQRTSLPDITLTPKERDILEKTNSNPIRASHSTESILRDTSPPPKPPLPNRPPPLPPKRRNQQQQPSLNNKSINSDFDWSSDISLGNYGADYISNLSVHSHSPDENSSQCSLDSELNHSREEEELKSLGLGNRYNDSLLDNDVDKLNILKPLVSGGKRVTLNNKVACNKAIGSGNETTNTTVVTQTQNVAAENTKRRAIVTSSVASDGADECDFILQSGNGNNGAGGSALEKLEMRKNTNNRHSNESGFVSMTSVRTSAQSVSKRSSDCGFQSSTKSSSNSEIAFDAIESSSSGEFHTQAQEFHQHTTSSTMTSTMSSTMMATSTSILNNMSTLSHEARSISNTSSISPDHYESSGLLTERSMHTSSTSHVTQSSFSSLAKASSLDTASSSDGMGSHNDLVPPALPPKTSRNKDARIFSQYDNFDEIDDHNGEIPELRPHHHTHYSSYSQHNHHFHHNHYQHHVAPWHQTKHQSLLDSRHLVSGFVSSCTSIGDLEQPPPLPAKKKHIFAYMELCQGPHRPFDRHTMHVQDLTGNITHSQTMNIVPLPKDLSPPSEQETPPALPPKNYKQQRKSSATPPTIITTPPPSPKPTHLSASADAENGRPARVISATQGSEMMSTVCEELGDLTEEEQASLRHSHQLPNENCHDNHVTSRHSPLRRADTHEGTPGSRSESAGEDQLLQNNSFTDDKCGELQTVPQDELPKMLEEIDVTKYLVLKRKDEDGPDIKGGYIDALIVHASRVQNDNAFIDAFITTFRTFIQPIDVIEKLTHRYTIFFCCQNDHKQRVARETFSLLMRVVDGLTSMDLTDQLLALIVEFNYQLVCAGQLYLAKTLRSIFVEKVTLFREQRLPPPKADMHITVTNQPSLLDLKSVEIAEQMTLLDADLFQKIEIPEVLLFAKEQSEERSPNLNKFTEHFNNMSFWARSKILTLGDAKEREKHVIKFIKIMKYLRKMNNYNSYLALLSALDSAPIRRLEWPKTITQDIKEYCLLIDSSSSFRAYRTTLAATSPPCIPYIGLVLQDLTFVHVGNPDYLKEGVVNFSKRWQQYHLIENMKRFKKCEYNFRRNERIIRFFDNFEYELGEEEMWQISESIKPRGRRPVQA, encoded by the exons ATGCCGCACTTCGATGAGTCGTTCGTCAGCGATTGTTCATATGCCGAGAGCCAACATGTTATCTCGTACTCATTGGATCGTGGCATGAAACTTTACCAGAGGCGCAAATTGAAAtcgccaaaatttttttatacgcCCTATCGACCGCGTGTGGTCGTGAAGAATGTCATTCAGT ACAGTGCCATCAGTTCTCCATCCACACCCAACTCCTCGCTTTCCTCACAATCGAATCTTGTTTGTGCAGGTGGTGGTACGCCATCGCCGAACACACCATCCCCCGCCACACCCACTTCTCAACAATCCGCCAATACACCGCTGAGCGGCAACAGTGCGATATATCAAGTATCAGGCGCCGGTTACGGTGTCTCAACGTCCGGTCATAAGAACAGTCTTAAGGGTACGAAATTGGCGCGTAGAGCGCGCTCTTTCAAGGACGATCTAATAGAGAAAATTTCCATGATTCGCACACCAAACAATACGCTGGGAAG ATCCCATTCCCCGCACAGTCCACGTAGTAAGTCCATGAAACCGCCAACAACAGCCGAAGAGTTAGCCGCGGCTGAGAGTCCACTGCAGACGCATGTCAAGGATATTTCGAATGCGTTGAAACACTTTCGCGACGTGATAATCAGATCAAAGCTGGAAGTTCTGCCGGGTAATGCAACTGTTATACTCGAGACAATCGCCAGCATGTATACCGTTATACAATCGTATGCGTTGGATAAGCACAGCAATGTACTTCTGTCGGCAACACAACAAGTATATCAGTCGTTGGGTAAATTAGTGAAGCTTTGCGACGAGGTAATGCTTATCTATGCAGCGCGGCGGATCGACGACGAAGGTGTCGAAGATAATCTGCAAGACGAGCATCAACAACTGAAAGCGCTGCTCAGCGAAGATAATGTAAAGGAGATTGTTGATTTACTTGGTGAGGCGGTGCGG AATTTGGCGACGCTTGCGCATCAGAAACTGAAGGAGCGCGAGGAGAACGCTTTGAAGTATGCACCAGACAATGCCGTCGCAGCTGCATTGGCTAACAATGGCGCAGCCGTATCGCTCAATCATCTAATGCATCTGCCGGAAGTGGCTGGCCAACGTACATCGCTGCCTGACATAACGCTAACACCGAA GGAACGTGATATTTTAGAGAAGACCAACTCGAATCCGATACGCGCTTCACACAGTACCGAGAGCATTTTGCGCGACACGAGCCCTCCACCTAAACCACCGCTACCGAATAG GCCACCACCGCTGCCACCGAAGCGCCgcaatcaacagcaacaaccgaGTTTAAATAATAAGAGCATTAACTCGGATTTCGACTGGAGTTCGGACATTTCACTGGGCAACTATGGCGCTGATTA TATCAGCAATCTGTCGGTGCACTCACACTCGCCGGATGAAAATTCTAGTCAATGTTCACTCGATTCAGAGCTAAATCATTCACGCGAGGAGGAGGAACTCAAGTCACTGGGTCTGGGCAATCGCTACAATGACAGCCTGCTCGACAATGATGTtgacaaattaaatatattaa AACCACTAGTAAGCGGTGGCAAGCGTGTTACGTTGAACAATAAAGTGGCATGCAACAAAGCAATTGGCAGTGGTAATGAAACCACCAACACTACCGTTGTCACACAAACACAAAACGTTGCGGCGGAGAACACCAAACGGCGTGCTATCGTGACCAGTTCAGTGGCTAGCGATGGCGCGGACGAgtgtgattttattttgcaaagtGGCAACGGTAATAATGGCGCTGGTGGCAGCGCTTTGGAGAAACTGGAAATGCGCAAAAATACTAACAATCGTCATTCCAATGAATCGG GCTTCGTTTCTATGACATCGGTGCGCACATCGGCACAGAGTGTATCGAAACGTTCATCCGATTGCGGTTTTCAATCGTCCACCAAGTCCAGTTCGAACTCAGAAATTGCATTCGATGCCATTGAATCGTCGAGTAGTGGTGAATTCCACACGCAAGCGCAAGAGTTCCATCAGCATACAACAAGTTCGACCATGACGAGCACCATGTCATCGACAATGATGGCCACATCGACTAGCATACTAAACAATATGTCTACATTGTCGCATGAGGCACGTTCGATTAGCAATACCAGCAGCATCAGTCCCGATCACTATGAGAGTAGCGGTCTCTTGACCGAACGCTCAATGCATACCAGCAGTACTAGTCATGTCACACAATCGTCATTTTCATCGCTGGCAAAAGCTAGTAGTTTGGATACAGCTTCATCATCGGATGGCATGGGTTCACACAATGATTTGGTGCCACCTGCATTGCCGCCAAAAACTAGTCGGAACAAAGATGCGCGCATATTTTCGCAATATGATAATTTCGATGAAATAGACGATCATAATGG cgAAATACCCGAACTCCGCCCTCATCATCATACCCACTACAGCAGTTACAGCCAACATAATCACCATTTCCATCATAATCACTATCAACATCACGTGGCACCGTGGCATCAAACGAAACATCAAAGTTTACTCGACTCAAGACACTTGGTTAGCGGCTTTGTCAGCAGTTGCACGAGTATTGGCGATCTGGAGCAACCGCCACCGCTACCGGCTAAGAAAAAGCACA TTTTCGCATACATGGAGCTGTGTCAGGGTCCCCATCGACCCTTCGATCGTCATACGATGCATGTACAGGATCTAACGGGGAACATTACGCACAGCCAGACAATGAA tATTGTGCCACTACCAAAGGACTTATCGCCACCGTCGGAGCAGGAAACGCCGCCCGCACTCCCACCAAAGAACTACAAACAGCAGCGCAAGTCCAGCGCTACACCGCCCACCATAATTACAACGCCACCACCTAGTCCAAAGCCCACACATTTGAGTGCTAGTGCCGATGCGGAGAATGGGCGTCCAGCGCGCGTTATATCCGCCACACAAGGCAGTGAAATGATGTCCACCGTGTGTGAGGAGCTCGGCGATCTAACCGAAGAGGAACAAGCGTCACTCCGTCACTCTCACCAGCTGCCCAATGAGAATTGTCACGACAATCATGTAACAAGTAGACATTCACCACTACGTCGCGCCGACACACATGAGGGTACGCCCGGCAGCAGATCTGAGAGCGCCGGTGAAGATCAATTATTGCAGAACAATAGCTTTACTGATGATAAG TGTGGTGAGTTGCAAACGGTGCCACAGGATGAATTGCCAAAAATGCTGGAAGAAATTGATGTTACCAAGTATTTGGTGCTCAAGCGAAAGGATGAAGATGGACCGGATATAAAGGGCGGCTATATTGATGCATTGATTGTACATGCGAGCCGCGTGCAGAATGACAATG cATTCATTGATGCCTTCATCACGACGTTTCGCACCTTTATACAGCCGATCGATGTGATTGAAAAGCTAACCCATCGCTATACCATATTTTTCTGTTGCCAAAACGATCACAAGCAACGCGTTGCCCGTGAGACATTCTCACTACTTATGAGAGTGGTAGATGGCTTAAC gtCAATGGACCTGACAGATCAGCTCTTGGCTCTCATAGTCGAATTTAATTATCAGCTGGTATGTGCCGGCCAATTGTATTTAGCGAAAACATTGCGCAGCATATTTGTAGAGAAG GTAACGTTATTCCGGGAACAACGTTTGCCACCACCTAAAGCCGATATGCATATCACCGTCACCAATCAGCCCAGCCTACTCGATCTCAAATCGGTAGAGATTGCCGAACAAATGACACTACTCGATGCCGATCTATTTCAGAAGATCGAAATACCCGAAGTATTGCTCTTTGCCAAAGAACAGAGTGAAGAGCGTTCGCCCAATTTGAATAAGTTTACCGAACACTTTAATAATATGTCATTTTGGGCACGTTCGAAAATTCTCACATTAGGCGATGCAAAAGAACGTGAAAAACAtgttattaaattcataaaaattatgaaatatttgcgaaaaatgAATAACTACAATTCGTATTTGGCTTTATTATCAGCGCTCGATTCGGCGCCCATACGGCG actGGAATGGCCTAAGACTATAACGCAAGACATTAAGGAATATTGCCTGCTGATCGATTCTAGCTCTAGTTTTCGAGCATATCGCACTACTTTGGCTGCAACAAGTCCACCCTGTATTccgtatat TGGTCTAGTGCTGCAAGACTTAACATTCGTACATGTTGGCAATCCAGATTATTTAAAGGAAGGCGTCGTCAACTTCTCCAAACGTTGGCAACAATATCACTTAATAGAGAACATGAAGCGCTTCAAAAAATG TGAGTACAACTTCCGCCGCAACGAGCGCATTATACGTTTCTTCGATAACTTTGAATATGAACTGGGTGAGGAAGAGATGTGGCAAATATCGGAAAGCATAAAACCGCGTGGCCGACGACCTGTACAAGCATAA